The genome window TTTACAGGAATATCCTTTTTCTCTGCTGTCTGTGTCATAGGTTTCTCTGGTGCTACTGATAGAGGAACTTGGGATGACTGGTGTGCTGCATTCGATGGAGTAGCCTGTGGTACATCTCCTAGAGCAACCGCGCCGTCAGCATTCAAAGCTTGGATACTGACAACCTTGCCCCCCATGCGAGTAATCTGCTGCATGACCTCATTCATGCGGGCATAGGGTACGTTGATATACACACTGCCACTGCGACGAATAGAGTAATTCATGCGGCTATTTGCGCTATTTTGACGGAGGCCAATCACCTCATAGCGAAACATGCGCGCCCCAGATGGGGTAATAGCAGAGTTGGTTGCGCTTGGACTGTACATTCTGGTAACTCTCTCTTAAATCCAACCTAATTGAACAAATAAACCATAGGCGCTAGACTAGCGGCTTGCGGTTACACAACTTTAAGCATGACCTTTAGAGGCATAGCTCAAACATCTAGGATGTCTAACAAAGGTGACTGCTAACGTTAACGATATTGTGAATCTTCACGATCGTGAACAGTGTCAACTCACCTCAAACGTGATACTCAACAGCGATAGCAGCAGTTGATTCCTTACAGACAATCTCGCCTAGGATAACCTTACCCAGGGCAGCATCGCCTAGAAGGTTACTCAACTTCCCAAAGCTCTAGATTATTCCAGCTATGGCACCATCACTCAAATTTGTTAGACATCTCTTAAGTTTAGATGGGTTGGAGGCTATAAAGTTACTTCCCAGCGATTCATGCTAGGTGTACCCAGCTTCACCATCACACCTCCCAATAGTAATAACGGATTATCAATCAGAACAGTTAGTAATGCGAACAATACTCGTAGCCCTATGCTTGGAGCCTTTGTCATTGATGCGCATCACAGTTGCTCTAAGCTACTTGGTTTAAGTCCAGGAAAATGTCAATAATGCGTCAATTTCACTTTTTCTAAATGCCCGATTAACCGTAGGATAGTTATGGACTTACTTGTAAGTCCAAGTCAGTGGAACTTAAGGATCTCGATCTAGCGCCACATCTTGCTATGGCTTGGGTTGTAACGTCGTCATGGCCCTTGCATGTTGTTTATGGCGTTGAGCTATGGCTACATTTACAGCTACCCATGTAAGATGCGATTGCCTTGTATGAAGGGTTGTTACTCTGGTAGACTCTTTAACTAAGTAAGGATAAATGCCTATTCTTGCAAGTGGTGGGTTGTTGGCGATCGTGACTGGCACGGGACTGGTAACTGTTTCAGGATTGACTGCTAACGATTACTAGTGTACGGTGTCAGACCGAACAAGACTGAGGGATGTAGAGCAAGCATTGAGGTCTAAACCACCAGGGTTAAGCATGGACAGCCATTATTTATGATTGATTTGGGGACTCTATAGTTATGAAGCCAGACCGTGTAGTTTTAATCGGTGTCGCTGGAGACTCTGGTTGCGGTAAGTCAACTTTTCTGCGCCGACTGACCGACTTGTTTGGGCAAGATTTGGTAACAGTAATTTGCCTAGACGACTATCACAGCCTGGACAGAAAACAGCGCAAAGAAACCGGCATTACTGCTCTTGATCCCAGGGCCAATAATTTCGATTTGATGTACGAACAAGTCAAGGCTCTAAAGGAAGGCAAATCAGTTAACAAGCCTGTCTATAATCATGAAACTGGTACGATCGATCCACCTGAAGTGGTTGAGCCTAACCACATCATTGTGATTGAGGGACTGCATCCGCTCTATGATGAGCGCGTTCGTGAGCTGCTTGATTTTAGCGTATACCTGGACATTAGTGATGACGTTAAAATTGCCTGGAAGATTCAGCGGGATATGGCTGAACGGGGTCATCGCTACGAAGATGTTATTGCCGCTATCAATGCTCGTCGTCCTGATTTTCTGGCCTACATCGACCCTCAGAAAAAATATGCCGATGTCGTTCTTCAGGTGTTGCCTACCCAGCTCATCAAAGATGACAAGGAGCGTAAGGTTCTGCGGGTGCAGATGATTCAGCGAGACGACGTTCCGGGCTTTGACCCAGTTTACCTGTTTGATGAAGGCTCAACCATTTACTGGACACCTTGTGGTCGCAAATTAACCTGCTCTTACCCCGGCATGAGGTTCTTCTATGGCCCCGATGCCTACTTTGGACATAGTGTGTCGGTATTGGAGGTAGATGGTCAGTTTGACAACCTAGAAGAGGTGATTTACATCGAGACCCACCTGAGCAATACTTCCACCAAGTATGTTGGTGAGCTTACCCATCTCTTGCTACAACATCGTGAATACCCAGGTTCAAACAATGGTACAGGGCTGTTCCAGGTGTTGACTGGCCTGAAAATGCGGGCGACTTATGAACGATTAACCTCCAGAGAAGCTAAGATGGCGGTATCAGTGTAGCGTTTCTGCTATATCTAATGTCGCCTATAGTTAGAGGTTCGTACTTTGTCTCGTAAACTGTTAGCTCAGTTTAGGAAGTTGTTGCCGCTGTTGATGTTAGCGGTTGTTGGCTGTTCCAGTAACAGTGGGGGACGCTCGTTAGAGCAGGCTTTAGCTCCTGACCCGCAGCTAGAGGATGGCGCTGTAGTCTTCGGGCGACCTGTTGCTAATCAGTTATCGGCAGAGCTTCCCCAGGACTTTCCCAAGGAGTTGCCGCTGTATCCTGGGGCAACATTGCAGCAAGTTGTAGTTCCTTCCGGCGGTGCGGCCTCATCCGCAGGGAAGCTGACTCGCTGGCAGGTCAGAGACGGTGCTGATAACGTCAGTCGATTTTATCAATTGCAGTTTCAAGATGGTGGTTGGCAGTTGTTGGCTCCAGCAACCGCTAGGACGATCGCTGCTCAGCGAGAAGACTTGTTAGTTACCGTTACTGTTCTGCCGTCTGCGACTGATGCAGTTGCAACTAGTGCTGCAACTACGAGTTTTACGATCGAGTACAGTCGCATCGCTACGACAGCCTCGACTTCAGAGTCAACTATCTCTGTGAACTTGGGCGCTACGGCTGACTCTACCAGCAATCAACCAACAAAATTGCCTACAGTGCCTGCTAGTCCTATAACAGCCTCACCTAGCCCTAGCCCTGAAACTAGTAGTCAACTGTTTTCGGATCTAGACACTGTGCCGCCAGCCCTGCGTCAAGCGGTAATGGAAGTTGCTCAACTAGGGGTACTGCAACTGCAACCTACGGGTACAAAAGCTAATGATTCA of Cyanobacteriota bacterium contains these proteins:
- a CDS encoding S-layer homology domain-containing protein is translated as MSRKLLAQFRKLLPLLMLAVVGCSSNSGGRSLEQALAPDPQLEDGAVVFGRPVANQLSAELPQDFPKELPLYPGATLQQVVVPSGGAASSAGKLTRWQVRDGADNVSRFYQLQFQDGGWQLLAPATARTIAAQREDLLVTVTVLPSATDAVATSAATTSFTIEYSRIATTASTSESTISVNLGATADSTSNQPTKLPTVPASPITASPSPSPETSSQLFSDLDTVPPALRQAVMEVAQLGVLQLQPTGTKANDSSSLTAFEPGKFEPGKVVTRRDYARWLVAANNRLYRDRPAQQIRLGTEASQPIFQDVPRSDPDFAAIQGLAEAGIIPSPLAGQGSALFRPNDPLTREQMLLWKVPLDTRQALPAANVEAIKQTWGFQDANQIEPRASRAVLADFQNGDLAVIRRVFGYTTLFRPKKAVTRAEAAASLWYFGSQTEGVSAEQALTSSSP
- a CDS encoding phosphoribulokinase, with product MVMKPDRVVLIGVAGDSGCGKSTFLRRLTDLFGQDLVTVICLDDYHSLDRKQRKETGITALDPRANNFDLMYEQVKALKEGKSVNKPVYNHETGTIDPPEVVEPNHIIVIEGLHPLYDERVRELLDFSVYLDISDDVKIAWKIQRDMAERGHRYEDVIAAINARRPDFLAYIDPQKKYADVVLQVLPTQLIKDDKERKVLRVQMIQRDDVPGFDPVYLFDEGSTIYWTPCGRKLTCSYPGMRFFYGPDAYFGHSVSVLEVDGQFDNLEEVIYIETHLSNTSTKYVGELTHLLLQHREYPGSNNGTGLFQVLTGLKMRATYERLTSREAKMAVSV